In the Melitaea cinxia chromosome 28, ilMelCinx1.1, whole genome shotgun sequence genome, one interval contains:
- the LOC123667557 gene encoding uncharacterized protein LOC123667557, which translates to MGVLLKFILVIAVLPCVFGQAQEECFGAGSVAGAAIGAFIAAFILMGAAYYLRKLYWKSRKGKHLVFSTDPESVKDEFAFDNPGFRQEEKNWQHEAPTLPLGGKNHALHAEFTKPEQSKDDSYLQRARIRRVKLWARDFTGLGLTCGGGARDGVCVHSVLRSGPAAAAKLQPGDKIKSIKIEFTGTPLEDAVSILSLASPYPVELEVVEGGRVSGEGWKVHHPLMKRAGSTGDVNTLEKEGKLLHPPHSPDTSHSNNSTLETKHSKGGIKKIITEKIIPTSLERSKKERKDPPSTLERENEKNLKLASKARHSDIPSGLSKPERNKSRNSTGSDIQIIQPENGITHYEHAEVQKREYDPKRGMKFGIRVLPPNVPDDGVLKQKSVENGTVVPEKKSVDEPDKPELLKQAPITQIKHENEVEQKKPVVAKRREKIAPPIPNARVKPSESDTNTSHETSKMSEISSVSSSFNRSDLNSSGIKRDENGIPQELPQHMFDAAKAARSNRKSSADLVQEKEKLEHKKEEAPKPVKKSKGKAPSPPEPEKNKSDDSILEQMKNVHDFLKNEKHHSSLLHDSIISNNSMTSYNTSTPKVNKTKSRLEESINFSQDDIDDIVSKPFKRESDSLNNFFEDSKSNLSSNQDVHSVVSLNNSDKSDKGSTTIELNNSDITIHSSPLNDTGRSTSDDTSLLDENERKAASLGDLSRFELRAKTSKPSTGTLERAQSLDISADDAEIQESTLSPKKRKAMSVVETTFFESGNEDMLPEMIDADKGVVLKQKEPRLSLNIAKTSAMEGLNTFQRNRLKKASEFGNLEDAIVKGSNSSVESSQHGSQEIVVRKSQTNLDLSQESEGHETSDHLARRIMDENMKVHLKLVSEFAKSTSDDSNASSADNSQESVTTTTVTKNTVTDNKPVKYEEKLTMSYDTNIPDDMKVSRSSYVNSLERPKSEMMKKLLAKNPIFNVHVDQTAQKYEASTSKETPALTDSFKSTMHQPDIVNFDLKTSTVVPKNRDYDDFVSNIRVGSNNNSLKHNKKPQESFTTDWSESKNRQEIQSGNIVTISTDDKNLPTDKPNSYTKSIEIGETSLRLIPDLVEGTKTRTEDKETRTLYMEPANVSLTMKQEPVQKTVTVNVTEDEYGNKVITQNVEKVSSQYITSKVEAPLQVEQMTFGIMKGSGNIKELELEEGNVRDINEKVLEDIKRQNPNLHFTSTEPSYTRTETIILNTTDLSEEDAKALMAKLQNDPSFMAQKSSEELSRMGIKVIQDLEDTKTATQDHVEVTKTRYTINPTTLSTKQTVSIEPKERESQKDHVTEIQVTTPRNENNTTERSETKDKISSRQRAPPAVKKFEEPILSYELDIDLLNDFMSNERYHSAKQQVDVRKRLSQSSEPKKRHSDFDLPRNTTIKFRTATYESPKGTIVTSTDLENRRLSQLDQMQLRSSSDQPVTSEKPVISAKPSNIPVKTIDKKPSGGFVTSKIPVFATQKSLSQENLSDKSFSLPRSPPPSLSSSSGNISITSIKTSSRSPSGGRL; encoded by the exons cgTGCCCGCATTCGCCGCGTAAAGTTATGGGCGCGGGACTTCACCGGTTTAGGTCTGACGTGCGGCGGAGGCGCCCGCGACGGTGTGTGTGTTCACTCCGTACTGAGAAGCGGTCCAGCCGCTGCCGCTAAACTGCAGCCTG GCGACAAAATCAAAAGCATCAAGATCGAGTTCACCGGTACACCGCTAGAGGACGCTGTGTCGATATTATCTCTAGCGTCTCCTTACCCGGTGGAGTTGGAAGTCGTTGAGGGGGGTAGAGTCAGCGGGGAGGGGTGGAAGGTCCACCACCCCTTGATGAAGAGGGCAGGTTCCACGGGCGATGTTAATACG ctCGAAAAAGAAGGGAAACTGCTCCATCCCCCGCACTCGCCTGACACATCCCATTCAAACAACTCGACTCTGGAAACAAAGCACAGCAAAGGAGGAATCAAAAAGATAATAACAGAGAAAATCATTCCTACATCATTGGAGAGAAGTAAGAAAGAGAGAAAGGATCCCCCCAGTACGCTAGAGCGAGAAAACGAAAAGAATTTGAAACTTGCAAGTAAAGCTCGACATTCTGATATTCCATCTGGTTTAAGTAAACCAGAAAGAAACAAAAGTAGAAATTCAACTGGAAGCGATATTCAAATAATTCAACCTGAAAATGGGATCACACACTATGAACATGCAGAAGTTCAAAAAAGAGAATACGACCCTAAAAGAGGAATGAAGTTTGGTATCAGAGTTCTCCCGCCCAATGTACCAGATGATGGAGTCCTAAAACAGAAAAGTGTTGAAAATGGTACAGTCGTCCCTGAAAAGAAATCAGTCGATGAACCCGATAAGCCAGAACTGCTAAAACAAGCACCGATTACACAAATCAAACACGAAAATGAAGTTGAACAAAAGAAACCAGTTGTCGCTAAACGGAGAGAAAAAATCGCGCCGCCAATACCGAACGCGAGAGTAAAACCTTCCGAATCAGACACAAATACGAGCCATGAAACTTCCAAAATGTCTGAAATATCCTCAGTTTCATCATCATTTAACCGAAGTGATCTAAATTCAAGTGGAATAAAGAGAGATGAAAATGGAATACCTCAAGAATTACCTCAGCATATGTTCGACGCGGCCAAAGCAGCGAGGAGTAACAGGAAAAGTTCAGCAGATCTAGTGCAAGAAAAAGAGAAACTtgaacacaaaaaagaagaagcTCCAAAACCCGTAAAGAAATCTAAAGGAAAAGCACCGTCGCCTCCTGAAccggaaaaaaataaaagcgaTGATAGCATATTGGAGCAAATGAAAAACGTGCATGACTTCTTAAAGAATGAGAAGCATCATTCGAGTCTCTTGCACGATTcgataatatctaataattcgaTGACGTCATATAATACGTCTACACCAAAAGTAAATAAGACAAAATCACGTCTTGAAGAATCCATTAACTTTAGTCAAGACGATATCGATGATATCGTTTCAAAGCCATTCAAAAGAGAAAGCGATTCTCTTAACAACTTTTTTGAAGATTCAAAGTCCAACCTGTCCTCAAATCAAGATGTTCATTCAGTGGTATCTTTGAATAATAGTGACAAAAGTGATAAAGGTTCTACAACTATCGAATTAAACAACAGTGATATTACTATACACAGTTCTCCGTTAAACGACACTGGTCGTTCAACTTCGGATGATACTTCACTTTTAGATGAGAATGAGCGTAAAGCAGCATCTCTTGGTGATCTTTCTAGATTCGAATTAAGAGCTAAAACTAGTAAACCGTCTACAGGTACTTTAGAAAGGGCTCAGAGTTTAGATATCTCTGCAGATGACGCTGAAATACAAGAAAGTACGTTGTCGCCCAAGAAAAGAAAAGCAATGTCTGTCGTTGAAACAACGTTCTTTGAATCTGGTAACGAAGACATGTTACCAGAAATGATAGATGCTGATAAAGGTGTGGTTCTAAAACAAAAAGAGCCTCGACTCAGTTTAAATATCGCCAAAACTTCCGCGATGGAAGGACTTAACACGTTCCAAAGAAACCGACTAAAGAAAGCATCGGAATTTGGAAATTTAGAGGATGCAATCGTAAAGGGTTCAAACAGCTCAGTGGAATCCAGTCAACATGGATCACAAGAAATTGTTGTACGAAAATCTCAAACCAATTTAGATTTATCTCAAGAGAGTGAAGGTCACGAGACATCTGATCATTTGGCGCGTAGAATTATGGATGAAAATATGAAAGTTCATTTGAAACTTGTTTCTGAATTCGCTAAATCGACATCTGATGATAGTAATGCTAGTTCAGCTGACAATAGTCAAGAGTCAGTAACAACAACTacagttacaaaaaatacagtcacaGATAACAAGCCGGTTAAATATGAAGAAAAACTGACAATGTCTTATGACACAAACATTCCAGACGATATGAAAGTATCTCGCAGTTCATACGTCAATAGTTTAGAAAGACCAAAATCTGAAATGATGAAGAAACTTCTTGCAAAGAACCCGATTTTCAATGTACACGTTGATCAAACCGCACAAAAATATGAGGCGTCAACGAGTAAAGAAACACCTGCACTTACTGACTCTTTCAAATCAACCATGCATCAACCCGACATTGTTAACTTCGATCTGAAAACATCAACCGTTGTACCTAAAAACCGAGATTACGACGATTTTGTGAGTAATATCAGAGTCGGTTCAAACAATAATAGCTTGAAACACAACAAAAAGCCTCAAGAATCATTCACAACTGACTGGTCTGAGTCTAAGAACAGGCAGGAAATTCAAAGCGGAAATATTGTTACAATATCGACTGATGATAAAAATTTACCGACAGACAAACCTAATTCTTATACTAAATCGATAGAGATTGGCGAAACTAGCTTGCGATTGATACCAGATTTAGTTGAAGGCACAAAGACTCGTACAGAAGATAAAGAAACGAGAACATTATACATGGAACCAGCAAACGTTTCTTTAACCATGAAACAAGAGCCAGTTCAGAAAACAGTTACTGTAAATGTAACTGAAGACGAATATGGAAATAAAGTTATAACTCAGAATGTTGAAAAAGTGTCATCCCAATATATAACTTCTAAAGTCGAAGCTCCTTTACAAGTTGAACAAATGACGTTTGGTATTATGAAAGGTTCAGGAAACATTAAAGAGTTGGAGTTAGAAGAAGGCAATGTAAGAGACATTAATGAAAAGGTGCTTGAAGATATAAAACGACAAAATCCAAACTTACATTTTACATCAACGGAACCATCGTACACTAGAACAGAAACTATAATCTTAAATACGACAGATTTAAGTGAAGAAGATGCGAAAGCGTTAATGGCAAAACTGCAGAACGATCCAAGCTTTATGGCACAAAAATCATCTGAAGAACTATCTCGCATGGGTATAAAAGTAATTCAAGATTTAGAAGACACAAAAACTGCAACCCAAGACCATGTAGAAGTAACAAAAACTAGATACACCATAAACCCCACAACGTTATCGACCAAACAAACTGTAAGCATCGAACCGAAGGAAAGGGAATCACAAAAGGACCACGTAACGGAAATACAAGTGACAACACCAAGAAATGAAAATAACACAACCGAAAGGTCAGAAACAAAAGACAAGATTTCAAGTAGACAAAGAGCACCTCCAGCTGTCAAAAAGTTTGAAGAACCGATTCTGTCTTACGAATTGGATATTGATCTACTAAACGATTTTATGTCGAATGAACGATACCATTCAGCGAAGCAACAAGTCGATGTACGAAAACGATTGAGTCAATCAAGCGAACCAAAGAAACGACACTCAGATTTCGACCTACCGAGGAACACTACTATTAAATTCCGCACAGCTACTTACGAATCACCAAAGGGTACTATCGTCACCAGCACTGATTTAGAGAACAGGCGGTTATCCCAACTGGATCAAATGCAGCTTCGATCATCTAGTGATCAGCCAGTCACAAGCGAAAAACCTGTTATTTCAGCTAAACCGAGCAACATTCCCGTTAAAACGATAGACAAAAAACCTTCGGGGGGATTCGTTACGTCTAAAATACCGGTATTTGCAACGCAAAAGTCGCTAAGTCAAGAGAATTTGTCCGATAAGAGTTTTTCTTTGCCTCGCTCTCCGCCTCCATCCCTAAGCAGTAGTTCTGGCAATATATCGATCACGTCCATTAAGACCAGTTCTAGAAGTCCAAGCGGGGGTAGATTATAA
- the LOC123667559 gene encoding uncharacterized protein LOC123667559 — MFAKMLKSLVKLNEERIANLHNLYQLNNYDYGKGSLRSFYNVENYDDLINNMRVILSELRNNNNLRTKTLSIEPFNSKTLKKEKDELPLANLNLNDREKELLRKSWNYSCNRKAAKVCRRACITTYKTVCDSHKCSSSMKRKFKRKCRSNCNDRFNSNNKKDDTDSE; from the exons ATGTTCgctaaaatgttaaaatcattagTAAAATTGAACGAGGAAAGAATAGCGAATTTACATAATCTTTATCAGTTAAATAATTACGATTATGGAAAGGGTTCGTTGAGAAGTTTCTACAATGTTGAAAATTATGATGACTTGATAAACAATATGCGTGTTATTTTAAGCGAATTACGTAACAAT AATAATCTACGAACGAAGACATTGAGCATAGAACCATTTAAttcgaaaacattaaaaaaagaaaaagatgaaTTACCTTTagccaatttaaatttaaacgacCGTGAAAAGGAACTTCTGAGAAAAAGTTGGAATTATTCATGTAACAGGAAAGCAGCAAAGGTTTGTAGGAGGGCTTGTATCACCACATACAAAACTGTGTGTGACTCACACAAATGTAGCAGCAGTATGAAGAggaaatttaaaagaaaatgcaGATCGAATTGCAATGATCGTTtcaattctaataataaaaaagatgacACTGACTCTGAATAG